A stretch of the Pan troglodytes isolate AG18354 chromosome 20, NHGRI_mPanTro3-v2.0_pri, whole genome shotgun sequence genome encodes the following:
- the C19H19orf44 gene encoding uncharacterized protein C19orf44 homolog, producing MASARKASRPMRDVFGDFSDVSLEDSTMEEIRNFQISRNLTKIAPGHSRFLKRNQTLDEKHLLLKENPVLGSGPRLASCRPPTTASRIRANAALMKLAQLETRIMNRKLQRNLSDTESDSMTADAGLPKRADRILSGGALELASQNTDKTSQNQARELPVTENNAQNAKVSRFLKKKQAPVENISPEAPAGKERTLQTPKQKEPARTFDSPDSDEEEMKVLLGSLMDFSREKNTNQGFSSANVSEEEERKLFSVPSQLRAFTVPSVELSRAKPSQTSHLPTSLAADRTLHSTRSRADYPQSHVSGDTASHTPSVSITGAFSNSVSLKMGHVKLVSSPGRSEAETVDEPVSEGADDSLDEFRINILSLDGLAPAVSENSDLEQEEESAQREKTAGKIFRAEASTGQDAPRQAQARSWASQGKAASAEGDESEVSEHLSASSASAIQQDSTSSMQPPSEAPMVNTVSSAYSEDFENSPSLTASEPTAHSKESLDRTLDALSESSSSVKTDLPQTAESRKKSGRHVTRVLVKDTAVQTPDPAFTYEWTKVASMAAMGPALGGAYVDPTPIANHVISADAIEALTAYSPAVLALHDVLKQQLSLTQQFIQASRHLHASLLRSLDADSFHYHTLEEAKEYIRCHRPAPLTMEDALEEVNKEL from the exons ATGGCTTCTGCAAGGAAAGCCAGCCGTCCCATGCGTGATGTTTTTGGTGACTTCAGTGATGTTTCCTTGGAAGATTCAACAATGGAAGAAATCAGAAACTTCCAGATCAGTAGAAATCTTACCAAAATAGCACCTGGTCATAGCAGATTtctaaaaagaaaccaaactcTAGATGAGAAACACTTACTCCTGAAAGAGAACCCTGTGCTGGGGAGTGGACCCAGGCTTGCCTCATGTAGACCGCCCACCACTGCCTCCAGGATCCGAGCCAATGCCGCACTCATGAAGCTGGCCCAGCTGGAAACCCGGATCATGAATCGGAAGCTGCAGAGGAATTTGTCTGACACGGAATCTGACTCAATGACCGCCGATGCCGGTCTTCCAAAGAGAGCTGACAGAATCCTCTCCGGGGGTGCACTCGAACTCGCGTCCCAGAACACAGACAAAACTTCCCAGAATCAAGCCCGTGAACTTCCTGTCACCGAAAATAATGCACAGAACGCGAAGGTCAGTAGGTTTCTAAAGAAGAAACAAGCACCTGTTGAAAACATATCCCCTGAAGCACCTGCTGGGAAAGAGAGGACTTTGCAAACCCCCAAACAGAAAGAACCTGCTAGAACATTTGATTCTCCAGACAGTGAcgaagaagaaatgaaagtattGCTAGGAAGCTTGATGGACTTTTCTAGAGAAAAAAACACGAATCAAGGCTTCAGCAGCGCTAACGTCAgcgaggaagaagaaagaaaactattttcg GTCCCATCTCAACTGAGAGCATTTACTGTACCCAGCGTGGAACTCTCCAGGGCAAAGCCTTCTCAGACATCACACCTGCCAACCTCCCTGGCAGCAGACAGAACCCTTCACAGCACTCGCTCAAGAGCAGACTACCCACAGAGTCACGTTTCCGGTGACACCGCCTCCCACACGCCGTCAGTTTCCATCACAGGCGCCTTTTCAAACTCAGTGTCTTTAAAGATGGGGCATGTCAAGCTTGTGTCCTCCCCGGGAAGGAGTGAGGCTGAGACTGTGGACGAGCCAGTCTCAGAAGGTGCTGATGACAGCCTCGACG agtttagaataaatattttatcgCTTGACGGTCTGGCTCCAGCTGTCAGTGAGAACTCCGATTTGGAACAGGAA GAGGAAAGTGCTCAGAGAGAAAAAACAGCTGGCAAAATCTTCAGAGCCGAGGCGTCCACTGGGCAGGATGCCCCGAGGCAGGCCCAGGCGAGGAGCTGGGCATCACAGGGAAAGGCCGCCTCTGCAGAGGGGGATGAGAGCGAGGTCTCGGAGCATCTCAGTGCCAGCTCGGCTTCTGCCATCCAGCAGGACAGCACTTCCAGCATGCAGCCACCATCTGAAGCCCCCATGGTGAACACAGTCAGCTCAGCTTATTCGGAGGATTTTGAAAACTCTCCAAGTCTGACAGCATCTGAGCCAACCGCCCATTCCAAGGAGTCTCTTGACAGAACACTGGATGCTTTGTCTGAATCCTCTTCAAGTGTGAAGACAGACCTTCCGCAAACAGCCGAGTCTAGGAAAAAGTCGGGCAGGCACGTGACAAGAGTGCTTGTGAAGGACACAGCTGTGCAGACGCCAGATCCCGCCTTCACCTACGAGTGGACCAAGG TGGCCAGCATGGCAGCCATGGGGCCTGCCCTGGGAGGCGCCTACGTGGACCCGACACCCATCGCCAATCATGTTATCAGTGCGGATGCAATAGAAG CCCTGACCGCTTACAGCCCGGCCGTGCTGGCGCTCCATGATGTGCTGAAGCAGCAGCTGAGCCTGACGCAGCAGTTCATCCAGGCCAGCCGGCACCTGCACGCCTCCCTCCTGCGCTCCCTGGACGCGGACTCCTTCCACTACCACACCCTGGAGGAAGCCAAAGAG TACATTAGGTGCCACAGACCTGCCCCACTGACCATGGAGGACGCCCTGGAGGAGGTGAACAAGGAGCTGTGA